TTAcctgttccttttctttaagtGCTGTTAGAACTCGGTGATTTTGCTTTTGAGGTCTAGTGATCCTAGAGAGGAGCAGCGCCTACTGGATCACTGGCTGCATTTTCTGCATTTCAGAGGAAGAGAAAGcaatgactctctctctctctttctctctctctctctgccgtAATGGTTCTGTTCGCAGCTCTGAACATTAGACTAACGGTAGGGTACTGCTGGCTCAGGCAACGGCTCAAAAATGGCCATGCTGGTGGCTAAGGGCCGTTGGACTCTCTTGGGATTCACTTTTAGGGGAATGACCCACTAAGCGACCTAAAGCCTTACACTAGCTCCTCCTTAGAAAACAGGGGAAATTACCATTTTTCTACAAGTAGCTAATGAAGTTGACACTACTTTTCACCCAAAAAAGTTGCAAAATCAAAGGGGAAGAACATACGCTTCATACAAGAAACCGATCATATAGTATAAACCAATTAGGTGGGGTTAGCAAGGCGTTTATTAGCTCCATATCGAGAATGTGAAGTCCAACATTTAGCCAGATGAtagaaatttagaaattttgttgGTGGGTAGCTTTTGAGATGCGGCCATTGCCCAAATTGTCACTCTCGTTACtgaattcaagttgttttagaAGCAGATAAGATGTGAACAATGCATTTAAGAATCACCACAAGAGAGTAAAAAGAAGATGCCTCGCCTACATTGTCTTGCCGACAATAAGAGCCATCCATGGAGTAGGTTAGCTTGGACCACCGCCATTGCTTTTAGCTTGTTGGTCCTTAAACGGTGAGAAGCTGCTGATCACATGAATGCGTTGCTTGATTTTGGCGGTGGGTAATTCAATGCCAACTTCAATACCCGGTACAGAAATGCCAAGATTTGGATATTTCAGATGAACACATGAGAATGATTCATGAGATCAAAAAAAACTTAGCTCAGATTTGCCAAAACCTCCCTTGTTTACCTCTCTGACGTTACAGTGTGAGAAAATGAGGGTACTGGTTCGCATCACACTGTTGTTGCTGTTTATGACCACTGCAATGCAACACTCAATGCGGGGAAATTAATATTGCTCTGTGGCTTCTGTGCTTGTGGTTGAAGGGGTGACGTCCTTTAGCATAGACCTGGAGACGAAGAGGGTAACGGTCATGGGACACGTCTCGCCGCTGGGCGTCCTGGAGAGCATTTCAAAGGTGAAGAAGGCAGAGTTCTGGCATTCTGAGGACTCAACAGTTGCACCATAAATGGGGATATGGCCAAGCATCTGCAGATGGTATATTATTGCCATTTAATTGACTCTGGATTTTGACGTTTGCCTCCCTCTGTTTACTTGCTTTAGTCTCTCTCTGttgttcctttttcctgttcttttcGTTTCTTGAAAGATGAGAAGGTGGTGGAGTCTGTGCATAATGGGATTTGTAATTGTTGATGGTAGTTGCTAATTTTAATAACAGCAGACATTGCATACCAGCGAAAGAAAAACTGCAGTTTCATGGCATGGTATAGTTGAAGAAAGAAGCCTTTCTTTTAGTGgtagaacaaaaaaacatgctcAAATTTGAAAATCGTTTTATTTCAAGCAATTaaacatgaatatattcttggtTATTCCTTCGAAACTTGAGTGTGttattcaaaaaattcaatggTAATTCCTTGTTCCAGGAGCAGAGAAACCGAGTCTGCAGTGACTGTTCATGGATGTGAAcacaatcaatttttttctttccttcaagTAGGAAAAGTCATTCATCCCTGTCTTGGTGTCCGGCCTTGGCTCATATTCTGGAGGTTTGGCCCCACCTGTCAAAAGAACCATCTGACAATCTCGATGACCAACATTGATTTGAAAGGGTACATGGTTTTTTTTCGACAAGCTGCATGGTCCTACTTTTTGCAGTAAATTTTACGATATCTTCATCCGCCGGCACAAGTTCACCAAATTTTCTTGAAACCAAGTTGAAGCGAAATAGGGGATAGAaattttcttcacaaatagagACTATGTGTTGATGCGGCAAAAGGATTTATGGTAAAACAATTTTATAATGTAGGTGAGCCCTGCTGTTCGAACGTGGATTGAAAGCCCTTCCATTAAGTATAAATGGTAGTGACGGTGCATTCTTTAACTTAGATGTTAGATCTCCTCATCTTAAGATCATCTTAAGACCTGAAACCTCTCATAAAATTAGAATAATACATTACCTTAAAACATAAGAGCATAGTACTgaccaaaatcaaacaaaacccTACCTTTTCATAGATCTTTACTTTAACCGGTTAATCTGTGCCCTTAAACAAAATACCATTTATTTATATAGCCAAAAGGCAGAGtgaattaaatataaaattaaatgtATGGATCTCAAAGTCCAGAAGATTATATTAGACCTTTTTAGAAAAGCTGTGCGATCAACGCTCTAGAATATTGTTGATAATTTTGATTGTCAGATTTATTTCTGACCTCATTAATGGGTTCACCGAGGAGCGAGATAAATGCAATAATAGTTTGGGTTTTGTACGAGTCAAGATCCAATCATTCACAATTGAACGTTAATGCTCCATGCAATGTCATGAAGTAATTGGGTCCTTGAGAAGGACTGCTTGCCTGCAGAAAGTAATAAAAGACGAAGACTCGTAGGGCCGTCAGGTCGAGAATGTAAATAATACTTTCACCCACATAATATGTGGATTCAATTAGCAAAGAGTATGGATTCCctttcttcaacaaaaaaatatattcgAATACTGACGCTTTGCTAAGTACGTGGAAAGTAAGGTCAGAATTAATTATTTATAGCCCGAAACGTCACGAAGGCCGTACCAGACCCAACCAATTTGCAGTCCTAAAAATAAATAGTTATTTGAACTGCAGAGCTCCCTCCTTATCCCGTAATAGCCGGAAAATGTCCAAAGAGATTCCGGTTGCTTCGTCTAGATCATGGTGTTAGGGAGGAGGTTCTCTTTCGCGGATCTGACTCTTCAATCTTCATTTGTTTCGGACTACTCTGAACGACATCTTCTTTTGTGGCACCGCTTATGATTTCTATAGCTGTTGCATGTTATTCGATCAGATATTTTGGCGGTTCAATCTGCATCCATGGTttcttgtagttttgattttgtaatttttctttgttcctgCATCCAACACTCTCGGATGTGGCTCCATTTAATGAattcttttcatctctctctctctctctctgtgtgtgtgtgtgtgtgtgtgtgtgtggttctTACGACACCATGACAATGATTTTTAAGGAGACAAAGTTCTACATCCATGGCCGCACATTGTTTTTCACCATCATAAAAAGATCAAGCATACAATAAAAGTAGTCACTCCCTCTTAAATATGGGGAATCGGGTAGATATAAAGTTATATAAAAGCCCTTACAAAAAATTAGGAAAGCATCTAAAGTATAGATCGGACTCCACATGACAGCGGCCGGAAACTATAGAAGATCCCGGAGCCGAAAATGGAATgcccaagaagaagaaacatcaaaattttgaaaatgcacATTAAATTATGTGACCGTGTCCAATGAAGCAGCATGAAATGGAGAGAGTCTTGGCTTCTCATTTCTCAGTAGACCTCATTGGTCATTTCAGCGCATGGCATCTTCCATTTTGTATGATGTCTGGTAGGAAGGAATGATAGTATCTTCAACTTATTACAAGAATTAAGAGCTGAGACTTAGATGCAACCTCTTTTTCAAGTTCTACGTTTTGTTGGAGTTGCGTAGATGttatttttctccctctttcactAGACCTCATTGGAGAGAAAAGACGTCGGCAAATGTGCACCAACTTTTAAAACACAACTACGATCTAGACAAAGGAAACTGCAACATGATACTACATCTTATTATATGTATCCCGTTATatttagatggtgattttcccttttttctttaaagatttgcaatttttttttaattcacatCCAATTTGAAAGACATTGCgtctttaatttttgttttcccatTCCTTAGATATTTTATTTCTGCTTCCAAGATTCCTTTTTCTGAGAAAATGCTTTGAAGATAAGGTCTCTGAACGGGAACTTGCGGTCCCAAAAACTAAAATCTCGAAATATAAAACAAACTACGGTAACTCCCGTTGGAATTAATTTGTTAGCCGTTACCCCATATATAAACATAGACGGTGATGTCAAATGAGGCTCAGAGGGGTGTCCGCCTTGTTTCGCGCTCCAATATCTGTGCAGGAGAAAAGAATACAAAAGCAAAAACTGTAGAAAGATTCCTTCTGTTCCACCTCCTTCCTTGGAGAACGGAAATTTCTTGCTTAAATATTGGTGGGAAGAAGTAGAGAAGAAGACGACTCCTGAAACGGTGTCGACCGCAGTAAATATTTTCTTCAGTAAACAGCTTAGCAAGTTAGATCCTGCGATCCCTTCACTTGCTTCCAAGTTTGCCGCAGTGGGAAGGGCCCAGAGAATCTTATGCAGAACTATGTAAGGGATGCCACCAATGGCGGAGCCACGAATCTCAAGTCGGATGCACATCCATCTGCAATGAACGTTGGCTCAAATCTTATAcaatttatatttcttttcttcaaagttTGGCGGTAAGACTAAACATATGCATGTGTACTTGAAGAGCGAGCGAGAGGAATTGGTATATCTCATATTATGAGGATAAACATCCGACCTTTTGAAATTGATTGTTGAAATATTGTTTGTTTTGTACAATCTAACTTTATAGATGTGATATTAAGAATGTTTGCATAAGAAACGCATATTAAGTTAACCATTTTTTGagtttattttataatattaaaaaacaaattacacTTGTAGCCTCAAGattttaataatagaaaaaacaatgtttttatgGAAAAACAGTTTGTTTTAAGACATGTCATatttagtgtttataaacatacCAATCTACACATCACACACTCATAATGCATTGATTGGGTGAGTTTGCTTAATCACTTCTCCGGCCATATACATTAGGGGGCTATGGTTGGATGGAGTTTCAGATGGTTGGTCGGAgtatgtaagagagagagagattgaaataTACCATTTACCTTTTACTGTCGAATTCgtcacaaaaaacacaagcaAGCATTACTAAATGTCTTGAAAAACCGTGGCCAAACAAAAGCGGCGACTAAtatactttttgaaaataaataaaaatctatCTTGACAACTAAAGGTGGCCAGCAtatttcgatctctctctctctctggctatTATGATTAATGTATAAAAGCTTCAATGAGTACAACgaaatgatttgaaaatcaAGTTATACGATTATGTCATGAGGATGAATGCATTAAAATAAAGAGGTAGAAGATGTAACCATCAAATCTCCCAATTGTACAGATTTTGTTTACCAAGGCATCTGTCGttataaatataacaaattttagAAGGCCGATTTATTTGTCTCAAATCATTCCGAACCGGTTCGGTAAGTACGGGTACATGTTCGGCCGATCATGACCTACGCCTCCGTCCTCCTTCAAACGCGAGGGAGAGTCAGAGAGGGGATGGGTGCCGAGGAGGAAGGAAGCGCGGAAGAGGGCAGAAGGGAGACAGGCCCTCAGCCTACCATTACCCAAGCTCAATTTCTGTCGTGGAAGCGCCgaaaggttctctctctctctctctctctctctcttcttgttacCCCTTAATTCTGTGGCAGAGGGtttctgttaattttttttggcatcCAATTATTTGGTTCGAGGATGAGATTTTTATGTTATGCATTCTGTAGACGGTAAACGATGAAACCTTACTTCTCACCTTTCGCATTTGAATCATCGAGTTATTGGCAGTCCTTAGGCGTCAGCTTCTGAAGCCCCATCTTAATCGTCCAGAACAATAATAGCGAAAATTGTAGCCAGAAAAATGTTGGTCTGCCTAGCTCCGTCTTAAATGACCCAATCCTTCTATCTCTGTCAAACTAATTTTTGGTGATTGATCTTGGCCGTGTGGGTTGAGGGGATATTTGTGAAACCATGATCCTCGTCCTTGCTTAATGCCCAAAATTTTATCACATGGTTGGCATAAACATTCCTAGAGGGAACTCCTGGACCAGCCAAAATTGTGCAAAGTTTAGAATGCAACCGTCTCATGGCAAATGATGGGAAAAAAACATCCACTTTTGTTTTCTGAAAATCCTGTTTCGCTTAAACATGCTGTAATATTAGAgctgttgcaacttgcaagagACACCTaagtactttttttttgctattgTTGTTGGTCTTTCCATGCCTTCTAACTGCCTTTTCGAAGCTCTTGCTTTGTTTTTGCAGTGTCCGAAATAGTACATGTATCGCCAGAAGTAACgctaaatttctttgtttgggTGTTTATCAACAATGAATCTTGTGCATCTAGCTCAAATTCAAGTTGTACCTAAGCATAGCTCCTTCTTTCTCCCTTTATCAACAATGCATCTTGTGCATCTAGCTCAAAGTCAAGTTGTAGCTAAGCGTAGATCCTTCTTTCTCCCTTTATCTTAGTCTTGGTAAACTTAGTTGTCAGACCTCCCGTGGAACTCTTATAACGCAGAGGCTCTCTGTGCTTGTCTAGGTGGAGGTTATTGGGTTTCAAGGCCGAAAAACTTCCAGCTGGTTAATCCGTAGCGGCCCGGTCTCCTATTATGAAGATGGTTTCTCTGTTATCAAAAGAAAGATATACTGGAAGTGAGCCTTGGCCAAAAAAATGATTACGACCTGAAATATCACTTACGAGTTATCAAAGCACTAAAAAGTGAGATGGGAGAAGTTCCTAGGTAAAAGGAGGCTCCCCATCTTACGTGTTGAAATCAGTGGTAGTCCTTTTTCCAGCCCAAATATGGTATTTGTCAACTCGATAGGAAGAGGGGTGCTTGGTGAATTACCTATTGATTTATTAATAGTTATCCAGAATAGCTAGTGGATTGCTATATTCTTAGAACTTGATGCTCTTCAATTACAGAGGACAGATCTAGTATTAGGAGTAGCCCTACTCCGTAGattgattttctctctctctctctctctctctctctctctcgacggTAATTTCAAGCTACGTCACacaggtgtgtgtgtgatgatgTAGGTGCAGATGCGGGTGCAACatgtttcaaaaaaacatgGTGTGCAAGTGCAGCAAGAACATATAAAGTTCACAAACCATAAAATTAACAACTAATAAAGTTCACATACTCGAGCCCCACCCACACTCATCCTGGCTGCGGCAACATTTTTTTAAGGGTCCATGTTCCTTAGTTTTcaagcatagttggcaaacccggTGATCCAACTCGTGAATCGCGCGAGTAGTTTTCTTATTGGGTCATGGGTTGAGACTCAAACGATCCACAGCAAGACTCAGCCAAGAGTCATCTGACTCTGTCGAGAATCGGCTCCACACCAAGACTCGGCTGACTCAGCTGACTCGGCCGAGTCAGACACAATATGAGTTTTGGCGATATAAAgctaaattaatgataaaacTGACTttgatttagttttttttttcttgaattggTATGGAATGGCCAAAAAAAGGGAGGAGGGGGCTGAATTggttggttatatatatatatatatatatatgggggtTGGATCATTTGTTTGGGGTTTTTGCCTTTCCATTAACCTTCAAGCCCAAAACCCCAAACCAGCCTCGtccttgctctctctctctctctctttgatgcCCCAAAGCTGATCGATCGGGGCATCTCTGACCTTCCAACACTAGAGAGaacatacttttttattttttacattttaatgattttatcAAGTATTTAAGCATTGGGTAGTTAATTAGAtcttttggggaaaaattaaaaagaaagagagagatatagtaTAGTAACTCGATTGTA
Above is a window of Nymphaea colorata isolate Beijing-Zhang1983 chromosome 8, ASM883128v2, whole genome shotgun sequence DNA encoding:
- the LOC116258534 gene encoding uncharacterized protein LOC116258534, with amino-acid sequence MTYASVLLQTRGRVREGMGAEEEGSAEEGRRETGPQPTITQAQFLSWKRRKDADAAAKQVEAARKRAEDIAAGRVQMNGRELFLHEPWVFDESRFI